One window of Streptomyces sp. SUK 48 genomic DNA carries:
- a CDS encoding alkaline phosphatase PhoX encodes MSLTRRDFARTSAITGAGIALAGSAGVLATAPNALASTETEAAHGDAAAHGRGPGHGQGHGHGLPGVGYGPLEPDPEGLLALPAGFGYQIITYSGRTRLESGEFTPSNHDGTAPFEGPRGATLLVNNHELAGPRAKWAHPVPLAEGLVYDPAAAGGCTVVEVRRDRVAEWVGIAGTSTNCAGGSTPWGTWLTCEETEDKAGHNGMTKDHGYVFEVDPADRRANRAPEPVKALGRYAHEAVVVDPRRGHLFLTEDAAGPNGLLYRWTPPTGFRHGRGRLRTLADDAGVLQAFKCFDSGGRFVDDLSRATRTGTVYGVDWVDVPDRDARQVSTRKQFGEGQVTRARKLEGMWWGDGGVYVVSSFARAESPVQHDGQVWFYDPRRRTLTLKVLLGVNQDPGEDGAFDGPDNITVSPYGGLVVAEDGEGVQHLFGATDSGRTYPIARNELNIGTAAEPEYSEFTGVTFSPDGRTLYANIQTPGIMVAITGPWKRHKR; translated from the coding sequence ATGTCGCTCACCCGCAGGGACTTCGCCAGAACCTCCGCGATCACCGGTGCCGGAATCGCCCTGGCGGGCAGCGCCGGCGTGCTCGCCACCGCGCCGAACGCCCTCGCGTCCACGGAGACCGAGGCCGCGCACGGGGACGCGGCGGCCCATGGCCGGGGTCCGGGACACGGTCAGGGCCATGGCCACGGCCTGCCCGGCGTCGGCTACGGCCCCCTGGAGCCCGACCCCGAGGGCCTCCTCGCGCTGCCCGCCGGCTTCGGCTACCAGATCATCACCTACAGCGGCCGGACCCGCCTGGAGTCGGGCGAGTTCACGCCGTCCAACCACGACGGCACCGCCCCCTTCGAGGGCCCCCGGGGCGCCACCCTCCTCGTCAACAACCACGAGCTGGCGGGCCCGCGCGCCAAGTGGGCCCACCCGGTGCCGCTCGCCGAGGGCCTGGTGTACGACCCCGCCGCGGCCGGTGGCTGCACGGTGGTCGAGGTGCGCCGCGACCGGGTCGCCGAGTGGGTCGGCATCGCCGGTACCTCCACCAACTGCGCGGGCGGCAGCACTCCGTGGGGAACCTGGCTGACCTGCGAGGAGACCGAGGACAAGGCCGGCCACAACGGCATGACCAAGGACCACGGCTACGTCTTCGAGGTGGACCCGGCCGACCGCCGGGCCAACCGCGCCCCCGAGCCGGTCAAGGCGCTGGGCCGGTACGCCCACGAGGCCGTCGTGGTCGATCCCCGGCGCGGCCACCTCTTCCTCACCGAGGACGCCGCGGGCCCCAACGGCCTGCTCTACCGCTGGACCCCGCCCACCGGCTTCCGCCACGGCCGCGGCAGGCTGCGCACCCTCGCCGACGACGCGGGCGTCCTCCAGGCGTTCAAGTGCTTCGACTCCGGCGGCCGGTTCGTGGACGACCTCTCCCGCGCCACCAGGACCGGCACGGTCTACGGCGTCGACTGGGTGGACGTGCCCGACCGCGACGCCCGGCAGGTCTCCACGCGCAAGCAGTTCGGCGAGGGCCAGGTCACCCGCGCCCGCAAGCTGGAGGGCATGTGGTGGGGTGACGGCGGCGTCTACGTCGTCTCCTCCTTCGCCCGCGCGGAGAGCCCGGTCCAGCACGACGGCCAGGTCTGGTTCTACGACCCCCGGCGCCGGACCCTCACCCTCAAGGTGCTGCTCGGCGTGAACCAGGACCCGGGCGAGGACGGCGCGTTCGACGGCCCGGACAACATCACCGTCTCGCCGTACGGCGGTCTGGTCGTCGCCGAGGACGGCGAGGGCGTCCAGCACCTGTTCGGGGCCACCGACAGCGGCCGCACCTACCCGATCGCGCGCAACGAGCTGAACATCGGCACCGCGGCGGAGCCGGAGTACAGCGAGTTCACCGGCGTCACCTTCTCGCCCGACGGGCGGACCCTGTACGCCAACATCCAGACGCCGGGCATCATGGTGGCCATCACCGGGCCCTGGAAGCGGCACAAGAGGTGA
- a CDS encoding TerD family protein: protein MTPGSNVPLSAARITVDVAAPVRLDVSGLLLTGGGKVRSDDDFIFYNQPSGPGVAYRSGGGAAPDAITVDTAAVPPDIEKIVVTASPDAAGQTFQGIEPTATLRDADGGAVLATFTPPQLGAETALVVVEIYRRGGQWKARAVGQGYANGLAGIATDFGVTVEEPAAAAPAVAPQPVAPPVAPSTAPPVPAAPAAPPAPAPGAGAGKINLDKGRVSLQKNQTVSLVKGGRPLLSQVRMGLGWEPAFRGGDIDLDASVIAFGPQRNHIDSCYFGKLTILKGAVKHSGDNLTGEGAGDDEVIVVDLGRIPEEVSGLVFTVNSFSGQKFTDVAKAYCRLVDAATEEELVRFDLTQAEPRTGVLMAKLIRQFSGEWEMTAIGDFVKARTVRNMVDPAAKAL, encoded by the coding sequence ATGACCCCTGGCTCGAACGTTCCGCTCTCCGCCGCGCGCATCACGGTGGACGTGGCCGCTCCGGTGCGGCTGGACGTCTCGGGCCTGCTGCTCACGGGCGGCGGCAAGGTGCGCTCGGACGACGACTTCATCTTCTACAACCAGCCGTCCGGACCGGGCGTGGCCTACCGGTCCGGCGGCGGTGCCGCGCCCGACGCGATCACGGTCGACACCGCGGCCGTGCCGCCGGACATCGAGAAGATCGTGGTCACGGCCAGCCCGGACGCGGCCGGCCAGACCTTCCAGGGCATCGAGCCGACCGCCACCCTTCGCGACGCGGACGGCGGCGCGGTGCTGGCCACGTTCACACCCCCGCAGCTGGGCGCCGAGACCGCGCTCGTGGTGGTGGAGATCTACCGGCGGGGCGGTCAGTGGAAGGCCCGCGCGGTCGGCCAGGGGTACGCGAACGGACTCGCGGGCATCGCGACGGACTTCGGTGTCACGGTCGAGGAACCGGCGGCCGCCGCCCCGGCGGTGGCACCGCAGCCGGTGGCACCGCCGGTGGCGCCCTCGACGGCCCCGCCGGTGCCCGCCGCGCCGGCCGCGCCCCCGGCGCCGGCCCCGGGCGCGGGCGCGGGGAAGATCAACCTGGACAAGGGCCGGGTGAGCCTCCAGAAGAACCAGACGGTGTCGCTGGTCAAGGGCGGCCGGCCGCTGCTCTCCCAGGTGCGGATGGGACTCGGCTGGGAGCCGGCGTTCCGGGGCGGCGACATCGACCTCGACGCCTCCGTCATCGCCTTCGGCCCGCAGCGCAACCACATCGACAGCTGCTACTTCGGCAAGCTGACCATCCTCAAGGGCGCGGTCAAGCACTCCGGCGACAACCTCACGGGCGAGGGCGCGGGCGACGACGAGGTGATCGTGGTCGACCTCGGCCGCATCCCCGAGGAGGTCAGCGGTCTCGTCTTCACGGTCAACTCCTTCTCCGGCCAGAAGTTCACCGATGTCGCCAAGGCGTACTGCCGCCTGGTGGACGCCGCGACGGAGGAGGAACTGGTCCGCTTCGACCTCACGCAGGCCGAGCCCCGCACCGGGGTGCTGATGGCCAAGCTGATCCGCCAGTTCTCGGGCGAGTGGGAGATGACCGCGATCGGCGACTTCGTGAAGGCGAGGACGGTCCGCAACATGGTGGACCCGGCGGCGAAGGCCCTCTGA
- a CDS encoding zinc-dependent alcohol dehydrogenase family protein: protein MKAAVIESVGRAVVTEVPDPAPGPREVVVEVAACGLCGTDLHILQGEFAPKLPIVPGHEFAGTVVATGAQVTEVTTGDRVAVDPSLYCYECRYCRSGHNNLCERWAAIGVTTAGGAAQYAVAPVANCVKLPEHVRTEDAALIEPLSCAVRGYDVLRTRLGSHVLIYGSGTMGLMMLELAKRTGAASVDMVDLNPARLETARLLGVSGAAAGADELDRPGGWDVVVDATGNAAAIQDGLGRVAKAGTFLQFGVADYATRVQIDPYRIYNQEITITGSMAVLHSYERAAELFANGVLDPGVFISDRLPLARYPQALEQFAAGVGRKIVVVP from the coding sequence ATGAAGGCCGCCGTCATCGAGTCCGTGGGCCGCGCCGTCGTCACCGAGGTCCCCGACCCGGCGCCGGGACCCCGCGAGGTCGTCGTCGAGGTCGCCGCCTGCGGGCTGTGCGGCACCGATCTGCACATCCTCCAGGGCGAGTTCGCGCCCAAGCTGCCGATCGTGCCGGGCCACGAGTTCGCGGGCACGGTGGTCGCCACCGGCGCCCAGGTCACCGAGGTCACCACCGGCGACCGGGTGGCCGTCGACCCGTCCCTGTACTGCTACGAGTGCCGCTACTGCCGCAGCGGCCACAACAACCTGTGCGAACGCTGGGCCGCGATCGGCGTGACCACGGCGGGCGGGGCCGCGCAGTACGCCGTCGCCCCCGTCGCCAACTGCGTCAAGCTGCCCGAGCATGTGCGCACCGAGGACGCGGCCCTGATCGAGCCGCTGTCCTGCGCGGTGCGCGGCTACGACGTGCTGCGCACCCGGCTCGGCTCCCACGTCCTGATCTACGGCTCCGGGACCATGGGCCTGATGATGCTGGAGCTGGCCAAGCGCACCGGCGCGGCGAGCGTGGACATGGTGGACCTGAACCCGGCCCGCCTGGAGACGGCCCGGCTGCTCGGCGTCTCGGGCGCGGCGGCCGGCGCGGACGAGCTCGACCGGCCGGGGGGCTGGGACGTGGTGGTGGACGCGACCGGCAACGCGGCGGCGATCCAGGACGGTCTGGGCCGGGTGGCGAAGGCGGGCACCTTCCTTCAGTTCGGGGTCGCCGACTACGCCACCCGGGTGCAGATCGACCCGTACCGCATCTACAACCAGGAGATCACCATCACCGGTTCGATGGCGGTGCTGCACAGCTACGAGCGGGCGGCGGAACTGTTCGCGAACGGCGTCCTCGACCCGGGGGTCTTCATCAGCGACCGGCTGCCGCTCGCGCGGTATCCGCAGGCGCTGGAGCAGTTCGCGGCAGGGGTGGGACGGAAGATCGTCGTCGTGCCGTGA
- a CDS encoding carbohydrate ABC transporter permease, whose amino-acid sequence MTALRRHGLGLVAWLAGIVFFLPIAWMALTSFHSEQDAATNPPSFGAALTLDGYREFFGAGGGASPWPALVNSAVASVVSTLLVLLLALPAAYALSIRPVRKWTDVLFFFLSTKMLPAVAGLLPIYLFAKHTGTLDDIWLLVVLYTAMNLPIAVWMMQSFLAEVPVAVIEAARVDGARLPTILARVVAPIALPGIAATALICFIFSWNELLFARVLTGVVAETAPVFLTGFITSQGLFLAKVCAASLVISLPVLAAGFAAQDKLVQGLSLGAVK is encoded by the coding sequence ATGACCGCGCTGCGACGCCATGGCCTGGGCCTCGTGGCCTGGCTGGCCGGCATCGTCTTCTTCCTGCCCATCGCCTGGATGGCGCTGACCTCCTTCCACTCCGAGCAGGACGCGGCGACCAACCCGCCCTCCTTCGGCGCCGCCCTCACCCTGGACGGCTACCGCGAGTTCTTCGGCGCCGGCGGCGGGGCGAGCCCCTGGCCCGCGCTGGTCAACTCGGCGGTGGCATCGGTGGTCTCCACCCTCCTCGTACTGCTGCTCGCGCTCCCCGCCGCCTACGCGCTGTCCATCCGGCCGGTGCGCAAATGGACGGACGTGCTGTTCTTCTTCCTGTCCACGAAGATGCTCCCGGCCGTCGCGGGACTGCTGCCGATCTACCTGTTCGCCAAGCACACCGGGACGCTCGACGACATCTGGCTGCTGGTCGTCCTCTACACCGCGATGAACCTGCCGATCGCGGTGTGGATGATGCAGTCCTTCCTCGCCGAGGTGCCCGTCGCGGTGATCGAGGCGGCCCGGGTGGACGGGGCCCGGCTGCCGACGATCCTCGCCCGGGTGGTCGCCCCCATCGCGCTGCCCGGCATCGCGGCGACGGCCCTGATCTGCTTCATCTTCAGCTGGAACGAGCTGCTGTTCGCCCGGGTGCTCACCGGCGTCGTCGCCGAGACCGCGCCCGTCTTCCTGACCGGCTTCATCACCAGCCAGGGCCTGTTCCTGGCCAAGGTGTGCGCCGCCTCGCTCGTCATCTCCCTGCCGGTGCTCGCCGCGGGGTTCGCCGCCCAGGACAAGCTGGTCCAGGGCCTGTCGTTGGGAGCCGTGAAATGA
- a CDS encoding sugar ABC transporter permease translates to MTATTTAPYPAAPARPVKRPPARLRAWATRAPLLPALVFMIAVTQLPFVATLVISFFDWNALYPKARRFTGLANYRQVLTDADLRHSVWTTVLLTVAVVLASLVLGLLLALLLDRRFRGRGLVRTLLIAPFLVVPVAAALLWKHVLYNPEYGLLNGLLHYVGGPQPDWISNTPLLAVEASLVWQWTPFMMLILLAGLQSRDREQLEAARVDGASDWQIFRHLTLPHLRRYLELGALLGSIYIVQNFDAVFTITSGGLGTANLPYTVYQSFYQAHENGLASAAGVLVVIGSIVIATFALRVVSSLFREEVARS, encoded by the coding sequence ATGACCGCCACCACCACGGCCCCGTACCCGGCCGCGCCCGCCCGGCCGGTGAAACGGCCCCCGGCCCGGCTGCGCGCCTGGGCCACCCGGGCCCCGCTGCTCCCCGCCCTCGTCTTCATGATCGCGGTCACCCAACTGCCCTTCGTGGCCACGCTGGTGATCTCGTTCTTCGACTGGAACGCCCTCTACCCCAAGGCCCGCCGCTTCACCGGCCTCGCCAACTACCGCCAGGTGCTCACCGACGCGGACCTGCGCCACTCGGTGTGGACGACGGTCCTGCTCACCGTGGCGGTGGTGCTGGCCAGCCTGGTGCTCGGGCTGCTCCTCGCCCTGCTCCTGGACCGGCGCTTCCGCGGCCGGGGCCTCGTCCGCACCCTGCTGATCGCGCCCTTCCTGGTGGTCCCGGTGGCCGCCGCGCTGCTCTGGAAGCATGTGCTCTACAACCCCGAGTACGGCCTGCTCAACGGGCTGCTGCACTACGTCGGCGGCCCCCAGCCGGACTGGATCTCGAACACCCCGCTGCTCGCGGTGGAGGCGTCCCTGGTGTGGCAGTGGACGCCGTTCATGATGCTGATCCTGCTGGCCGGATTGCAGAGCCGGGACCGGGAGCAGCTGGAGGCGGCCCGGGTCGACGGCGCGAGCGACTGGCAGATCTTCCGCCACCTCACCCTGCCGCACCTGCGCCGCTACCTCGAACTGGGCGCCCTGCTCGGCTCGATCTACATCGTGCAGAACTTCGACGCGGTGTTCACCATCACCTCCGGCGGCCTCGGCACGGCGAACCTGCCGTACACCGTCTACCAGAGCTTCTACCAGGCCCATGAGAACGGACTCGCCTCGGCCGCGGGCGTCCTGGTCGTCATCGGCTCGATCGTCATCGCGACCTTCGCCCTGCGCGTGGTCTCGTCCCTGTTCCGCGAGGAGGTGGCCCGCTCATGA
- a CDS encoding sugar ABC transporter substrate-binding protein, with amino-acid sequence MRTPSRRRPRATLVLAAAGTLLTPLLSGCWVGAGGAGSGGDSINVLMVNNPQMVELQKLTAAHFTKETGIKVNFTVLPENDVRDKISQDFANQAGQYDVATLSNYEIPIYARNGWLRPMDGYVAKDPSYDEKDVLAPMRTSLTGDDGRLYGQPFYGESSFLMYRKDVFAAKGLTMPAHPTWQQVADLAAKTDGARPGMRGICLRGLPGWGEMAAPLTTVVNTFGGTWFDKDWKARLDSPAFEKATKFYVDLVRAHGESGAAQSGFAECLNDMTQGKVAMWYDATSAAGSLEAKGSPVKGRLGYAPAPVERTRSSGWLYTWAWGIQHASHNPDKAWKFVSWASSKEYERLVGETSGWPDVPAGKRASTYGNADYRRSAAAFQEMTRQAIENSRPDDPGVQPRPAPGIQFVDIPEFTDLGTRVSQEISAAIAGRQSVDTALRKSQQLAEKISKEYEGR; translated from the coding sequence ATGCGCACCCCGAGCCGACGGAGGCCACGAGCCACGCTCGTCCTGGCCGCCGCAGGGACGCTGCTCACCCCCCTGCTGTCCGGCTGCTGGGTCGGGGCGGGCGGAGCCGGATCCGGCGGCGACTCGATCAACGTACTGATGGTCAACAACCCCCAGATGGTGGAGCTCCAGAAGCTCACCGCCGCGCACTTCACCAAGGAGACCGGCATCAAGGTGAACTTCACCGTGCTGCCGGAGAACGACGTCCGCGACAAGATCAGCCAGGACTTCGCCAACCAGGCGGGCCAGTACGACGTCGCCACCCTCTCCAACTACGAGATCCCGATCTACGCCCGCAACGGCTGGCTGCGCCCGATGGACGGCTACGTCGCGAAGGACCCGTCGTACGACGAGAAGGACGTACTGGCGCCGATGCGCACGTCCCTCACCGGCGACGACGGCAGGCTCTACGGGCAGCCCTTCTACGGCGAGTCGTCCTTCCTGATGTACCGCAAGGACGTCTTCGCGGCGAAGGGCCTGACCATGCCCGCCCACCCGACCTGGCAGCAGGTGGCCGACCTCGCCGCGAAGACGGACGGCGCCAGGCCCGGCATGCGCGGCATCTGCCTGCGCGGGCTGCCCGGCTGGGGCGAGATGGCGGCGCCGCTGACCACGGTCGTGAACACCTTCGGCGGTACCTGGTTCGACAAGGACTGGAAGGCGCGGCTGGACTCGCCCGCCTTCGAGAAGGCGACGAAGTTCTATGTCGACCTGGTCCGCGCGCACGGCGAGTCCGGCGCCGCGCAGTCCGGGTTCGCCGAATGCCTGAACGACATGACGCAGGGCAAGGTCGCCATGTGGTACGACGCCACGTCCGCGGCCGGCTCCCTGGAGGCGAAGGGCTCCCCGGTCAAGGGCAGGCTCGGCTACGCCCCCGCCCCCGTCGAGCGGACCCGGTCCTCCGGCTGGCTCTACACCTGGGCCTGGGGCATCCAGCACGCCTCCCACAACCCCGACAAGGCGTGGAAGTTCGTCTCCTGGGCGTCGAGCAAGGAGTACGAGCGGCTGGTCGGCGAGACCAGCGGCTGGCCGGACGTCCCGGCGGGCAAGCGGGCCTCGACGTACGGGAACGCCGACTACCGGCGGTCCGCCGCCGCCTTCCAGGAGATGACCCGGCAGGCCATCGAGAACAGCCGCCCGGACGACCCCGGCGTGCAGCCCCGCCCCGCGCCCGGCATCCAGTTCGTCGACATCCCCGAGTTCACCGACCTCGGCACCCGGGTCTCCCAGGAGATCAGCGCGGCCATCGCCGGACGCCAGTCCGTCGACACGGCCCTGAGGAAGTCCCAGCAGCTCGCCGAGAAGATCTCCAAGGAGTACGAGGGACGATGA
- a CDS encoding DeoR/GlpR family DNA-binding transcription regulator — protein MTGSAEERRREIVRAARATGAVDVTALAAGLGVAKETVRRDLRALEDHGLIRRTHGGAYPVESAGFETTLAFRATSQVPEKRRIAAAAAELLGDAETVFVDEGFTPQLIAEALPRDRPLTVVTASLPVAGALAGADHIQVLLLGGRVRAGTLATVDHWTTTMLSGFVLDLAYVGANGISREHGLTTPDPAVGEVKAQAMRAARRTVFAGVHTKFGAASFCRFADVGALEAVVTSTQLPVAEAHRYALLGPQVIRV, from the coding sequence ATGACCGGATCGGCGGAGGAACGCCGGCGCGAGATCGTGCGGGCCGCGCGCGCCACCGGCGCGGTCGATGTCACCGCGCTCGCCGCCGGACTGGGCGTGGCCAAGGAGACCGTCCGGCGCGATCTGCGCGCGCTGGAGGACCACGGGCTGATCCGCCGCACCCATGGCGGGGCCTACCCGGTGGAGAGCGCCGGCTTCGAGACCACGCTGGCCTTCCGGGCCACCAGCCAGGTGCCCGAGAAGCGCAGGATCGCCGCCGCCGCGGCCGAGTTGCTGGGCGACGCCGAGACGGTCTTCGTCGACGAGGGCTTCACCCCGCAGCTCATCGCCGAGGCCCTGCCGAGGGACCGGCCGCTGACCGTGGTCACCGCGTCCCTGCCGGTCGCGGGCGCCCTCGCCGGGGCGGACCACATCCAGGTCCTGCTCCTCGGCGGCCGGGTGCGGGCCGGCACGCTGGCCACCGTCGACCACTGGACGACCACGATGCTGTCCGGCTTCGTCCTCGACCTCGCCTATGTCGGCGCCAACGGCATCTCCCGCGAACACGGCCTGACCACACCCGACCCGGCGGTCGGCGAGGTCAAGGCACAGGCGATGCGGGCGGCGCGGCGCACCGTGTTCGCGGGCGTGCACACCAAGTTCGGCGCGGCGAGCTTCTGCCGGTTCGCGGACGTCGGCGCGCTGGAGGCGGTCGTGACCAGCACCCAGCTCCCCGTGGCCGAGGCCCACCGCTACGCCCTGCTGGGCCCGCAGGTCATCCGGGTCTGA
- a CDS encoding HAD family acid phosphatase: MRKSLRAAAAGAACVVAGAALYGAGAATAGQSTANSTHEPYNIGLLTKDIDTYYGTTADSNGVYQASPTSPYAKDLARIDADAKKYIDRAARSSRAHHQKPAVMFDIDDTVLLSLDYEKRNNYGYNSATWNDYVNQAGRPAVFGSPELIRYAQSKGVTVFYNSGLTEAQRGAAVANLKKVGADVNLDADHMFLKDPANPPAYLQDCATPGAWKCTTVQYKAGTREHVEDDLGYRIIADFGDQYSDLDGGYSGRTYKLPNPTYFVS; this comes from the coding sequence ATGCGGAAGTCCCTCAGAGCGGCCGCCGCCGGCGCCGCCTGCGTCGTCGCCGGTGCCGCCCTGTACGGCGCGGGCGCGGCCACCGCCGGTCAGTCGACGGCCAACTCGACCCACGAGCCCTACAACATCGGGCTCCTGACGAAGGACATCGACACCTACTACGGCACCACCGCCGACAGCAACGGCGTCTACCAGGCGTCGCCGACCAGCCCGTACGCCAAGGACCTGGCGCGGATCGACGCGGACGCCAAGAAGTACATCGACCGGGCCGCCCGGAGCTCGCGCGCGCACCACCAGAAGCCCGCCGTCATGTTCGACATCGACGACACGGTGCTGCTGAGCCTCGACTACGAGAAGCGCAACAACTACGGCTACAACTCGGCCACCTGGAACGACTACGTCAACCAGGCCGGCCGCCCCGCCGTCTTCGGCAGCCCCGAGCTGATCCGGTACGCCCAGTCCAAGGGCGTCACGGTCTTCTACAACTCGGGTCTCACCGAGGCGCAGCGCGGTGCCGCGGTCGCCAACCTGAAGAAGGTCGGCGCCGACGTCAACCTGGACGCGGACCACATGTTCCTCAAGGACCCGGCCAACCCGCCGGCGTACCTCCAGGACTGCGCCACCCCGGGTGCCTGGAAGTGCACGACCGTCCAGTACAAGGCCGGTACCCGCGAGCACGTCGAGGACGACCTCGGCTACCGGATCATCGCGGACTTCGGCGACCAGTACTCGGACCTGGACGGCGGCTACTCCGGCCGTACGTACAAGCTGCCGAACCCGACGTACTTCGTCTCCTGA
- a CDS encoding penicillin-binding transpeptidase domain-containing protein: MNKTIRRASVFSLLLVVALLVRATWVQFYDGQALADDTNNRRNAIATYSQPLGNIIVAGNAVTGSARTKGGDLAYKRTYKNGKLYAAVTGYASQAYAPTQLEGIYTDLLNGTDPGLKTIMDTLTGERADPGDVVTTIDPAVQKAAYDALGDKKGGAVAIDPKTGRILAAVSTPSYDPSQLTDANTAGGAWKRLNADPDKPMNNRALRQPLPPGSTFKLVVASAALESGLYKNVDQHTDSPDPYRLPGTVTDLANENRSAPCRNAPIRVALQYSCNNVFAKMAVDLGQDKVRAMAEKYGFNDDHQDVPVRAYPSVYPKDMDKSSTGLTGIGQYNVTATPLQMAMVSAAIANGGELPSPHMVSRTVDSGGDVVHDDDGDTGTKRIISSRTASQLQSAMETVVKDGTGTNALIDGVTVGGKTGTAQHGENNSKTPYAWFTSFGKSDSTGKEVAVAVMVEQSDAARSEVSGNGLAAPVARAMMAAALKK, encoded by the coding sequence ATGAACAAGACGATCAGGCGAGCGTCCGTCTTCTCGCTGCTGCTCGTGGTCGCCCTGCTGGTCAGGGCGACCTGGGTGCAGTTCTACGACGGACAGGCCCTCGCGGACGACACGAACAACCGGCGCAACGCGATCGCGACCTACTCGCAGCCGCTCGGGAACATCATCGTGGCCGGAAACGCCGTCACCGGCTCGGCCCGGACCAAGGGAGGCGACCTCGCCTACAAGCGCACGTACAAGAACGGCAAGCTGTACGCGGCGGTGACCGGCTACGCCTCGCAGGCGTACGCGCCCACGCAGCTGGAGGGCATCTACACCGATCTGCTCAACGGCACGGACCCGGGCCTGAAGACGATCATGGACACCCTCACCGGTGAGCGGGCCGACCCCGGCGACGTGGTCACCACCATCGACCCGGCGGTGCAGAAGGCCGCCTACGACGCGCTCGGCGACAAGAAGGGCGGGGCCGTCGCCATCGACCCGAAGACCGGCCGCATCCTGGCCGCCGTGTCGACGCCGTCGTACGACCCCTCGCAGCTCACCGACGCCAACACGGCGGGCGGCGCCTGGAAGCGGCTCAACGCGGACCCGGACAAGCCGATGAACAACCGCGCGCTGCGCCAGCCGCTGCCGCCCGGTTCGACGTTCAAGCTGGTCGTGGCCTCGGCCGCGCTGGAGAGCGGGCTGTACAAGAACGTCGACCAGCACACCGACAGCCCCGATCCGTACCGGCTGCCGGGCACGGTGACCGACCTGGCCAACGAGAACCGCTCGGCGCCGTGCCGCAACGCCCCGATCCGGGTGGCGCTCCAGTACTCCTGCAACAACGTCTTCGCCAAGATGGCCGTCGACCTCGGCCAGGACAAGGTGCGGGCCATGGCGGAGAAGTACGGCTTCAACGACGACCACCAGGACGTGCCGGTGCGCGCCTACCCCAGCGTCTATCCGAAGGACATGGACAAGTCGTCGACCGGGCTGACCGGCATCGGCCAGTACAACGTCACCGCGACCCCGCTCCAGATGGCCATGGTGTCCGCGGCGATCGCGAACGGCGGTGAGCTGCCCTCGCCGCACATGGTGTCCCGGACCGTGGACAGCGGCGGCGACGTGGTGCACGACGACGACGGCGACACCGGCACCAAGCGGATCATCAGTTCCCGGACCGCGAGCCAGCTCCAGTCGGCCATGGAGACCGTGGTCAAGGACGGCACCGGCACCAACGCGCTGATCGACGGCGTGACCGTCGGCGGCAAGACCGGTACCGCGCAGCACGGCGAGAACAACAGCAAGACGCCGTACGCCTGGTTCACCTCGTTCGGCAAGTCCGACAGCACCGGCAAGGAGGTGGCCGTCGCGGTGATGGTCGAGCAGTCGGACGCGGCGCGCTCGGAGGTCAGCGGCAACGGGCTGGCGGCGCCGGTGGCGCGGGCCATGATGGCGGCGGCGCTGAAGAAGTAG
- a CDS encoding GNAT family N-acetyltransferase produces MKIALRSVHDEDLPVFFRQMTDPVALRMAAFGPQDPTDRDAFEARLKRVRASRDVLRTVLADGRVAGSAAVYGEPGEREVTYWIDRAYWGRGVATAALRALLAEVPERPLYARAAADNTASLRVLAKCGFRESVQARGFANGRGEEIEEVVLILDAGAPDS; encoded by the coding sequence ATGAAGATCGCGCTGCGGAGCGTCCACGACGAGGATCTGCCGGTGTTCTTCCGGCAGATGACCGACCCGGTGGCCCTGCGGATGGCCGCCTTCGGCCCTCAGGACCCGACCGACCGGGACGCCTTCGAAGCCCGCCTCAAACGCGTCCGCGCCTCCCGTGACGTGCTGCGCACGGTGCTGGCCGACGGGCGGGTGGCCGGCAGCGCGGCGGTCTACGGGGAGCCCGGCGAGCGCGAGGTGACGTACTGGATCGACCGCGCCTACTGGGGCCGGGGCGTGGCGACGGCCGCGCTGCGCGCCCTGCTCGCCGAGGTCCCCGAGCGCCCGCTCTACGCGCGGGCGGCGGCCGACAACACCGCCTCGCTGCGGGTCCTGGCCAAGTGCGGCTTCCGCGAGTCCGTCCAGGCCCGGGGCTTCGCCAACGGCCGGGGCGAGGAGATCGAGGAGGTCGTGCTGATCCTGGACGCGGGAGCCCCGGACAGCTGA